A segment of the Mogibacterium diversum genome:
TTAAGGCTAAAGCAGCTCGGTGTAAAGGTATATACTGGTGTTACTGCAATGGAAGTATCGTATGCTTCTGACAAGACTGAATTCGTAACGTCGGTTTCCATGGGGGGCGCAAGTAGCCAAGGTAGATTGGCTAATGCACTTAAGTGCACCGTATATTCGTCAGCACTTGTAATAGCTGCAGGTGGCAAGTCCGCACCTGTATACGGTTCAACTGGAGAAGGATACAGGTGGCTCAGAGGACTTGGTCATACTGTTACTAGGCTCGTGCCTTCACTTGCACCGATAGAGTGTGGTGGTGCAGATTTATCAAAGCTGTCGGGTACAAGAGTTCGTGCGGAAGCGAAGCTATTTAAGAATGGCGAAGAAATACATAGAGAATGTGGAGAAGTTCTATTCACTAAGTTTGGGCTCTCAGGCATATGCGTATTTAATCTATCTAAGATGATGAAGTTTGAACCAGGAGATACTTTTTCTAACTTCGAAATCGAACTTGATTTATGTAGAGATGTAGAGTTAGGAGAGGTTTTAAAGCGTGCGGCCGAAAGAGTTTCTAATACAAATAATGAATTTTTAGAGAGCGAGAAGCTTGTGGATGTGTTTAAGACTGTTTTCAAGGAAGGCGCAGCGCTTGAAATAATTAGGCAGGCTGGCTTTAAAGCAGATGAAGACTCTCTAGTCTTATCATCAGAAGAAGCAAGAGATAAGCTAGTAGCAAGTGCGAGTGCTCTTAAGTTCCAGCCGACAGGCCAGAAGGGGTGGAAGGAAGCGCAGTGCACTTCAGGTGGAGTTGTAGAATCTGAAGTTGATCAATCGTCGTTTGAATCAAATCTAGTAAAGAATCTATATATTGTTGGTGAAGTTCTAGATTACGACGGCTTTTGCGGTGGATATAACCTAAATCATGCTTTTCTGTCCGGAAAGCGTGCAGGTGCTGCAGTGGCAGACCGTATTTAGACTAGGTACGAGTAGGGCTCTGAAAAGGTTAAAGTATAAGGATGAAGTACAAAGTATGGAAACTAGAATTGTAGATAGAGTATGGCGCGGCGGAGAGACGCCTGGTAAATATTCATACCGTATTAGCGAAGTTAAGCTTCCTGTGGGACGTGAAATGACTGATTTACCAGCCAAAATATCTAAGCAGCTATCTTTAAAAGCTTCGGATATCATGACTTGGCAGGTTGCTCGTGAGTCGATAGATGCAAGGGACAAGTCAAATATATTCATGGTATATACCGTGGATTTTACGACAAGAGTGCAGGTGTCACCTAGAATTGCAAAAAAGCATAAGTGTAACGTGCATAGGCAAATTGAAAAATTGGCCCCGATACCTGGAAGTGAGAATCTTATAGGTCGCCCAGTTATCGTAGGATTTGGTCCGTGCGGGATATTTGCAGCCCTAGAGCTTGCTAGGAATGGATATAGACCGATAGTCATAGAGCGTGGCAAGGGCATGTCTGAACGTGTTAAGGATGTAGAGGCATTTAAAAACGATGGCGTTCTAAATGAAGAATCCAACATTCTCTTTGGAGAAGGTGGAGCTGGTACATTTTCCGATGGAAAGCTAACCAGCGGTATCAAAGATCCTAATATCAAGTTCGTAATGGAGACCTTCGCTGACGCTGGCGCAGGAGAAGAAATTATATATAAGCATAAGCCTCACATAGGTACAGATGTACTGAGGGCAGTGATAGTAAGGCTTAGAGAGCAGATAATTGCCCACGGTGGCGAAGTTAGGTTTGGATCAAAGCTCAGCGATATATCGATTTCAAATGGCGAACTAAGGTCTGTAACTGTCACTTCTTCAGATGGAAGTAAAGAGGTTATTGAAACCAATGCGATGATTCTTGCCACTGGTCATAGTGCGAGAGATACGTACGAGTTAATCAAAGATTCGAAACTTGCGATGGAGCAGAAACCGCTTTCTATAGGTGTTAGAATGGAGCATCCACAAGAGCTAATCGATAGAGCACAGTACGGAGCAGAGGATAGGCTTCCGCCTGCAGAATACAAGGTTTCGTACAAAGCGAGCAATGGAAGAGGCGTATATTCTTTCTGCATGTGCCCTGGAGGTGAGGTTGTAACTTGCTCGACACATAGTGGAGAAGTCTGCGTTAACGGCATGAGCAACAGGCGGAGAGATAGCGGCACTGCTAACAGTGGCATTCTCTGCGATGTGAGAGTGCGCGACTTTGAATCCGATGATGTGCTAGCAGGCATCAGATTCCAGCAGAAGTACGAAAGACTAGCCTTTGAAAATGGCGGTGGAAACTACAATCCTCCAACCTGCACCATGGGTGAGTTCCTCTCTGGAAAAGCAGATAAGGTCATTGCATCTCTTCCGGACTTCGCATACGAAGCGATAAGAGAAGCAGTCCCGAATTTCGCCAAAAAGATTCACGGATATGATAGCCCAGATGCAGTGATCAAAGCTGTTGAAACTAGAAGCTCGGCACCTCTAAGAGTTATTAGAGATAGGGAGACGGGCGAAAGTACAACGATCTCCGGTATTTATCCTGCAGGTGAGGGCTGTGGATATGCAGGTGGTATTACATCAGCAGCATGCGACGGCATAAAGCAGGCAGATAAGTTGATAGAGCGATTTATGGAACCTTTAATGTGTACAGCAGACGAATTATTTAATCAAATAAAGCAACTTTCCACGAATATAACTGAGGAAAATTATCATGCATACAATATGCAGGGATATGATATTTTGATTAAAATAAAAGAATTAAGAGTTGCACAAGAGCAAGCATATAACATACTTTTTAGGTATCACAACAATTTAGCGGATAGTCTAAATAAACAGTGGATTGCAGATATGTTAGATTATATATGTGGATGGTGTGCTCCGGAAAAATACATTTGGGGGAATAGGGGAAAATAGCAATAGATTAGTTATAAATTATATTTAGCGTTGCTACTAGTAAAGTACCACCGCTTACTGGAGAAAATATGAATAAGTTTGTACTGTTTTTTTTAGGTATTATTACCTCATTGATTATATCGTATATATTAGGACATCTTTATGTATAAGTTTTTAAATAAGCATAAATTAATTAAGGATTTGCATAATCTAGAAGAAGCTAATCTACCTGATAATGCAGTTATGTTCAAGGAGAGCAAGGATGTAGAGGCGCTTATTCCTAAGTGTTTACTTTTAGCAATAGTCGTAACGATTATTTTTGTTACCATTAGTAAGGTTATTTCTGATATTCAGGGTGTACCATACATAGGTGCAGATTACTTTACTTTGGATATAGTAGCTCTTTGGATTATACAGGCGATATTACATGAATATATCCATGCTGTGTGTTATGGAAAAAATGCGGATGTGAAGATTTACATATCCTTAAGCAATGGGGTTCTAGCATGTCACTCTACAAAGCCACTCGAGAAAAAAAGATTTATACTAATGTCCATTGCGCCAACATTAATTTTTGCCGTTATTCCATATATTTTCTGGGCTGTTTTTTTTGTAAACATGGGAGATATAGGAACCAAAGTTTTATCATACTGTGCATTTCCATTTATTTTTGGGGTAGGGGACTATATCAATATAGTTAATACAATACGACAAGTACCTAAGGGAGGATTTGTTGTTAATTCTGGATTCCATTCTTATTGGTTTCATCATAAAGAATAATAAAAAAACTACAAATCAAGCTTTAAATCTTAATATAAATAATTATACAGTTAGTATTATGAGGCAGGGTAATAAACAAAAATCATTATAAATGAAAAACTTCTGCGACACTTTAAATGCGGTCTATAAACAACAAATAAAGGAGCAGAAGTCAATATATTCACTATGTGTTGATTGACATAAATAGTCTAAAGCCCAAAGCAATCCTGAACCGTATATGATCCAACAGGCTGCTTGCTGAGGTAAACTGCACAGTCAACTACACCGGCAGCAAAGCACTTAAAGCTCTGAGAGTGGTGAGTTATCTCGAGCCTTTCGCCGAGACCTACAAAATAAGTTGTATGGCTGCTTGAGATATCTCCGCCTCGGATGGAATGAAAAGCAATCTCGCCGTGCTCACGAGGACACCTTCCTTGTCTGCCATATCTATCCACATCATGGAGTGATTCGCCTCTAGTTTTAGCTACGAGCTCACCGATTTCCTTAGCAGTACCACTAGGAGAGTCAAGTTTAGTGCTGTCGTGCATGTCGAGTATCTCAACATCCACATCACCAGCCAATTTCGTGGCATCTTCAATTAGTTTATACATAACATTTACAAGTCTAGATGTATTAGCCGCAAGCATTACAGGGATTGTTTTACCTGCTTCTTCAAATGCTTCCCTCTGTTCTTGGCTGAAACCCGTAGTTCCACAGATTAGTGCTTTCTTGTGCTTTTTCGCAGCTTCGAGTGTAATCATAGCCTGCTCAACAGTGGCGAAATCGATGATCACATCGCAGTCATCAATTAGCTCTTCGATGTCTGAAACAACAGGAGCACCTAACACTCTGCCAATCATAGCAACTTCTCCGATGTCCTTGCCGATGTAATCTCTATCAGCAGGAGCGACACCACCGACAACAGTGATGTCTTCACGGTCTGCAGCAATCGCTGTAATCAGGCGACCCATTTTGCCGCGAGGACCAACAACTAGAAGTTTCATAAAACTACCTCCAATTAACAAAATAATTACTTAATAATAATCGTAAAAAATCTGAGTGCTATCTATCAAGCTCGTTTTCGAAGCTTAGTACGAGATTCTTTTCCCTAGGAGTGAGCCTGCGAAGCTTAACCCCAGCCATGCCGAGGAGCCTTTTAGATGCTAAGGTGGATTTCTCGTTAGCATACTTGTCGTTTAGATATACGACCTCCTTTATGCCGGACTGAATAATGGCCTTAGCGCATTCATTACATGGGAAAAGTCCAACGTAAATCGTTGCACCTCTAAGTGACTTGCCTCCTGAATTAAGAATTGCGTTTAATTCAGCATGAACAACGTAAGGGTACTTGGTATCCTCACCAGTTCTGTCCCACGGTAGATCATCATCCGAGCAACCGACAGGGAATCCGTTGTAACCAGTGGATAGAATCACATTGTTAATATCGACAATGCAAGCTCCAACCTGTGTGTTAGGGTCCTTACTTCGCTTAGCTGCAAGCAGGGAAACTCCCATGAAATATTCATCCCATGATATATAATCTTGTCTTTTCATATTATGCCCTCGTTAATATAGTATCTATCCTGTATTTTATACTAAGGTTCAAAGTGTATCAACTATTCTATGCTCCTTTGAATTATTGTGCTTAACCGTTTTATGCGGTATAATATTTAGAAGTATTGCCTAGAAGGAGACGTATAATGACGAGCAACGGTAAAGTGTTGTCAAATATATATAAATACTTACTTAAAATATTACTAATTTTTGCAATCATGAGTGTGAGTCATGGTCTAGTTTTGGCTGACTCTTTCGGTGCAACTAAGGATAATAGCTACGAGATTAACAACTATGATTTTAAGGCTGTTGTAAAAAAGAATCACACCTATGAAGTTTCTAAGCAGATAACCGTTAATCTTCCGAATAATCTTTCGGAAATATCTTTCGACGTACCCGCAGGTAACTACATCATTAGTGATGTAGATGTTAAGGGTACTGATTTTTCTTTGTCAAAAAATGGCTCGAAGTATAACATCGTAATTAATGACAAGAAACAGTTAAGAAAGGGAAGTCATACCTTTAAGATTACCTATATCGTGAAGGAGTTTGCCGAAAAGAATAAAAATTATGACTTGTTTTATTTGACTGCGCTATCTCCTGATTGGGAGGTACCAATCCAGAACTACAAGTTCACGTTAGTGCTGCCCAAGGATTTCCCTTGGGATGATCTTCAGTACTATGCGGGTCAGTTTGGTTCGCAGGATGTATCAAACAAGATGTCTTACTCCATAGATGGAAATACTATTACTATGAGTGGTTCGCTTATTCCATCAGATTTCGGCATCACTTTTAAGGCCGAACTTCCAGACGGATATTGGAAAGATCCTCTAAACAATGAGTGGACTATTGGACTAGGAGGGGTATTATTTATCGCTGCAGCAACACTATCTTTGATCCTGTGGTTAGCAGGTGGAAGAGATCCTAAATTTAAGAAAAAGGTTATTACCAATCCAATTGATGGAATATCGACAGCTGACGTAGCATATGTATTTAACGGTAAGCTATCAATACGGGATATCGTCCCGCTTATAGTCAGGCTGGGGATATCAGGATGCCTCAAGATAGTTGAGTACGCTCCTAAGAAGTATAAACTAGTGAAGCTTAATACACCATCTATTGACGAAGATAGATATATTCGTGCAATTTATGGAGAGCTTTTTGAAGATGTTTATGAGGGAAGAGCTGTCGAGATGGAGGACATAGGAGTTAAGCTCAAAAGGATACTTATCGATGTTGAAAGTAGTGTTGCTAGTGGTTATAACTCTCGCGAGATGAGGGCGAGCACTACGATATCTAAACTGTTTAGGTATGTAAGTATTGTAGCTATATCTCTTGCAATTGCTACTATTCCTGTTCTTGTGTCGATGTATACGTATGAAGAAGAGATTAAATATGGACTTCCAGCTGGGTTATTCGTGCTCTCCGTGCTTATTTTGAACATTATCACAATGAGATTTGATCTCAGGTACGATATGGATTGGAAGCACTTCAAGTTTTCAATTTCTATGTATTCTGCGCTTTATGTATCTGAACTTGTGTACGTGGGATATCTCGTGTATAAGTGCAATAAATCACTAATGATTCCTCTTCTGATACTAGTTGCCGGTGCATTTGCAGCGATGATGTCGTGCCTAATGGCCGCGAGGGCTAGAGAAAATGCTCGTCTTTCAAACAGGATGATGGGTATGCGCAACTTCATAGAAGAGGCACAGCCTAGGGATATTGCAATAATGCAGCAGTCAAATCCTGAATATTTCTACGAGATGTTACCTTACGCTATGCAGTTCTCGCAGTATGAGATATGGGCACAGAAGTTCAGAGGGTTCAAGGTTACAGCGCCAGATTGGTTTGAAATTGTCGCCGAAGGACGCACATCTATGGCTAGCGTTTCAAATGGTGATGTCGAGACTTTGACTAGAGAGCTTTATCAATTTGAAAGAACGATAGAAAGCGTTTACAACGTAATTAACCGCAGAAGAAGATTTTTCCTCAGCTCGGGAAGATAAATATTATATAGATATAGCCAGTTAGAAGGGATAACGATGGGAGAAAAGAATAAGATAATTAATATCGCAGTAATTGCACACGTTGATGCAGGTAAATCAACACTTGTTGATGCACTTCTTGCTCAATCTCATGTGTTCAGAGACAATGAAGAGGTTGTAGAGTGTGTAATGGATAGTGATGCAATCGAGAGAGAGCGTGGAATTACTATATATTCCAAAAACTGCTCTATCATGTACAAGGATTACAAGATTAATATTGTCGATACACCAGGACACGCAGATTTCAGCTCCGAGGTTGAGCGCATCATGAAGACTGTTGATACAGTAATTCTACTAGTAGACTCTAGTGAAGGTCCTATGCCTCAGACCAGATTTGTGCTCAATAAATCGCTTGAGCAGGGATTAAATCCGATATTGTTTATCAACAAGATAGATAAGAAGGATGCCAGAATAGATGAGGTTGTAGATGAAGTTTATGAACTGTTTATGGATCTTGAGGCTAATGATGAACAGCTAGATTTTCCAATCATGTATGGAATTGCAAGACAGGGAATAGCAGTTAGTGATCCTAGTGAAGTTGCTGATATCATGGTGGATGACGGTACAACTAAGATTAAGAAAAGCCCAAAGGGCTTTGGGGAGTTCAATATAGAACCTCTGCTTGATAAGATTGTTGAACACTGTGACCCATATCCTGATCTAAGAGACGAGCCGCTTCAGCTGCAGATTTCTTCACTTGCATACGATGACTATATTGGAAGACTTGGAATAGGCAGAATTACAAGAGGTACACTCAAGGCGGCACAGCAAGTAGTAGTCATGAAGGATGAAGAAGAGTCTTACAATGCCAAGATAAATCAGGTATTTGTATATAGAGGTCTTCAGAGAATGTCAGTTGACGAGGCTGAGTGCGGGGATATCGTCGTTGTATCGGGTATTTCCGACATCTCGATAGGGGAGACAATCTGTGATCCAGCTCATCCTGAATCTCTTGGAAATATCAGCATTGAAGAGCCAACCTTGTCGATGAACTTCATGGTTAACTCTTCGCCATTCGCTGGTAAAGTCGGCAAATACGTGACAAGTAGACACATCAAAGAGCGACTGGAAAAAGAGCTTGAGGTTAACGTTGGACTGGTAGTAGAGCCTACAGACTCTACTGATTCATTTAAGGTTTCGGGTAGAGGAGAGCTTCATCTATCGATTCTTATAGAGAATATGCGCCGTGAAGGATATGAACTCGCTGTATCTAAGCCTGAGGTTGTAACGAAGCGCGGTGACAATGGGGAGCTGCTTGAACCAGTTGAAGAGGTTGTCGTGAGTGTTCCAGATGAATATTCTGGATCGGTTATCTCTAAGCTCAATATGCGTAAGGGCATGATGAAGCAGATGATGAGCGAAGGCAACGGATATTCGAAGATTGAGTACTCCGTTCCAACTCGTGGACTCATGGGATATAGAAGTGAGTTTATCAACGATACTCATGGTGAAGGTACCATGGTTAGACGCTTTGAGGGATTTGAATCTTGGAAGGGTGAAATTCCAGAGCGCACTAACGGTGTTGCTGTAGCACAGGAAGAAGGCAACTGTACGCCATATGCAATATTTAATATTCAGGAGCGTGTGCAGATGTTCGTTGAACCTGGAACTCACGTTTATGAAGGTATGATAGTCGGTATGAACTCTAGAGGCGATGATATGGTAGTAAATCCATGCAAAGCAAAGAGAGTATCTAATATGCGTGCGGCGGGTAGCGATGACACGATTAAGCTTACACCACCGCGAACATTTACCCTGGAGGAGGCACTCGAATTCATCAATGGAGATGAACTCGTAGAGGTAACACCAGAGGATATCAGACTTCGCAAGAAGCTTCTCAAAGAGATTGAGAGGCGCAAAGCTGGTAATAGAAATAAATAGTCATGTTATCACGTTCGAATGTATTTATACTAAGGACATGATTAAAATATTGAGGTAACGAAAGGAGAAATTGGTAACATGAAGATTCTTGTAATCAACCCTGGAGCAACATCCACAAAGATTGCTGTATACGAGAATGATCAGGAGCTTATGCGCGTAGGCATTGACCACGATGCAGCTGAGATGGACAAGTATGCAAACATCGTAGATCAGATGCCATTCCGTCGCGACGTAATAATGAAAACACTCGATGCTGAAGGCTACAAACTGGAAGATTTTGACGCAATTTGCGGTCGTGGTGGACTATTCAAGCATATCCCATCTGGGACTTATCTCGTTAACGATGCAGTTATCAGAGATATTAAGAACCCACCTTACGGTGAGCATGCGGCTAACCTCGGAGCATATCTAGCAAAAGAACTAGGTGATAAAGTTGGCATTCCTGCTTTCTTCGTTGACCCTGTTTGCGTAGACGAGCTTGATGATGTTGCTAGATATTCTGGACTAAAGGGTATGGAGAGACAGAGCTTCTTCCATGCGCTTAACCAGAAGTCAGTTGCTAGAAAGGCAGCAAAGGAAATAGGAAAGGCTTATGAGGACCTCAACCTAGTTGTAGTTCACCTCGGAGGTGGAGTATCTGTTGCAGCTCACAAGAAGGGCAGAGTTGTAGATGTATACAACGTAAAGGACGATGGTTCTATGGGTATGGATAGAGGTGGTGCTCTTCCTGCAAATGCTCTCGTTAACCTATGCTTCTCTGGAAAGACTAAGGCTGAAGTAAAGAAAATCATCGGTCATGAGGCTGGTGTATTCTCATACACAGGAACTAAGGATTTCCGTACAGTAGAGAACAAGGCGTTTGACGAAGGAGATAAGGAGTGCTTAGGTGCATTCAGAGCTATTGCTTACCAGCTATCTAAGGATATCGGCGCTATGTCTGCCGTTCTTCACTTCGATGTAGATGCAATTGTGTACACAGGTGGAATGGCTTATAGTGATAGATTCTGTGAGGAAATCACTTCCTACGTAGGTAAGGTTGCTCCAGTTCTAAGATTCCCAGGAGAGGAAGAGATGAAGTCTCTCGCTGATGGTGCACTCAGAGCTCTTGAGACAAAGGAGTACAAGATTTACGAATAGTAAACTTTTGAATCGATTTTGAAGTTAGATAAAAAAAGCGGACGGCAGCGCCGTCCGCTTTGTCATTATTCTTATGATTCCAATAATGATTAGAATATTAATTATGCTTATGATTGTATTTTTGATTTCATTATATCTAAGATAGTCTCCTCTGTTTTGACCATGCCAGGTGAGGCGATTAAGCCCATATTACGCATAGTTTCTTCAGGAGTTGAACCGTTGATGCCGTGTAGGTTTTCTATGCATATACCAGCCATTGCAAAGTCTTTTGAACGAAAAGCCGTATCTACAGCTGAGATCCCCTTCATTACACATCCATGGTTTCCTCCGTCACAAATCATCCCAGTGATGCTACTCGCCATGTTGTTAAGGCATCTGAACATTGCTTCAGTATCGCCACCATCAAGGTATACAAGTGCAGAAGCCATACCGCTTCCAGCAGCTATAGCACATCCGCAAAATGCAGATAGTTTACCAGAATACTCTTTTATATACGTACAGACTAGATAGCTAAGAGCAGTTGCTCGGATAAGCTTCTCATCTTCGATATTATGGATTTTACAGTAGCCATATAGAGGAAGTGTAGCTATGATTCCATGTGCACCAGAGCCAGTAATACTCATCGCTGGAGCATCAAGTCCAAGTACTCTCGCTTCAATCGCAGCATTGCATAATAGACTTGCTGTATCGACAGCGTTATCGCTAATAGTTTTATTTCCGTTATTTTTATATAGCGATTTTGCAAAAGTCGTGCGGTCACTAGCCATGGCAACATCGTAAAGGTGGAGATTAACCGTGTAAGCATCCTTAATAAACGCTATATCATCAAATGAAACTTCGTTAACTAGATTGACAAAATCTTGAAGAGTGTACTTGTGAATTATCGGTGGTTCAGCAGGTTCAGACCGGTCATAAGCGGGTGAATCACTGCCCTCTACAATTTCGCCGTTGTGTTTTATGCATGTAATATTGGTGTGGCTATCCCAAATGATTACCTCAGCGTATTCATCGCCGCAGCGGGCGACTACTTCTATGTGTATGCGG
Coding sequences within it:
- a CDS encoding aminoacetone oxidase family FAD-binding enzyme is translated as MSQKHMREKGAFHSPQIPKTLRSDILIIGGGPAGMAAAISAKRSNSKLDVVLIEKNEIMGRKLRATGNGRCNITNVNAEGFSEVTSFLSSLGIVTKTNDNGFLYPVSESAADVSELLELRLKQLGVKVYTGVTAMEVSYASDKTEFVTSVSMGGASSQGRLANALKCTVYSSALVIAAGGKSAPVYGSTGEGYRWLRGLGHTVTRLVPSLAPIECGGADLSKLSGTRVRAEAKLFKNGEEIHRECGEVLFTKFGLSGICVFNLSKMMKFEPGDTFSNFEIELDLCRDVELGEVLKRAAERVSNTNNEFLESEKLVDVFKTVFKEGAALEIIRQAGFKADEDSLVLSSEEARDKLVASASALKFQPTGQKGWKEAQCTSGGVVESEVDQSSFESNLVKNLYIVGEVLDYDGFCGGYNLNHAFLSGKRAGAAVADRI
- a CDS encoding FAD-dependent protein; translation: METRIVDRVWRGGETPGKYSYRISEVKLPVGREMTDLPAKISKQLSLKASDIMTWQVARESIDARDKSNIFMVYTVDFTTRVQVSPRIAKKHKCNVHRQIEKLAPIPGSENLIGRPVIVGFGPCGIFAALELARNGYRPIVIERGKGMSERVKDVEAFKNDGVLNEESNILFGEGGAGTFSDGKLTSGIKDPNIKFVMETFADAGAGEEIIYKHKPHIGTDVLRAVIVRLREQIIAHGGEVRFGSKLSDISISNGELRSVTVTSSDGSKEVIETNAMILATGHSARDTYELIKDSKLAMEQKPLSIGVRMEHPQELIDRAQYGAEDRLPPAEYKVSYKASNGRGVYSFCMCPGGEVVTCSTHSGEVCVNGMSNRRRDSGTANSGILCDVRVRDFESDDVLAGIRFQQKYERLAFENGGGNYNPPTCTMGEFLSGKADKVIASLPDFAYEAIREAVPNFAKKIHGYDSPDAVIKAVETRSSAPLRVIRDRETGESTTISGIYPAGEGCGYAGGITSAACDGIKQADKLIERFMEPLMCTADELFNQIKQLSTNITEENYHAYNMQGYDILIKIKELRVAQEQAYNILFRYHNNLADSLNKQWIADMLDYICGWCAPEKYIWGNRGK
- a CDS encoding DUF3267 domain-containing protein; amino-acid sequence: MYKFLNKHKLIKDLHNLEEANLPDNAVMFKESKDVEALIPKCLLLAIVVTIIFVTISKVISDIQGVPYIGADYFTLDIVALWIIQAILHEYIHAVCYGKNADVKIYISLSNGVLACHSTKPLEKKRFILMSIAPTLIFAVIPYIFWAVFFVNMGDIGTKVLSYCAFPFIFGVGDYINIVNTIRQVPKGGFVVNSGFHSYWFHHKE
- the dapB gene encoding 4-hydroxy-tetrahydrodipicolinate reductase, translating into MKLLVVGPRGKMGRLITAIAADREDITVVGGVAPADRDYIGKDIGEVAMIGRVLGAPVVSDIEELIDDCDVIIDFATVEQAMITLEAAKKHKKALICGTTGFSQEQREAFEEAGKTIPVMLAANTSRLVNVMYKLIEDATKLAGDVDVEILDMHDSTKLDSPSGTAKEIGELVAKTRGESLHDVDRYGRQGRCPREHGEIAFHSIRGGDISSSHTTYFVGLGERLEITHHSQSFKCFAAGVVDCAVYLSKQPVGSYTVQDCFGL
- a CDS encoding deoxycytidylate deaminase, whose product is MKRQDYISWDEYFMGVSLLAAKRSKDPNTQVGACIVDINNVILSTGYNGFPVGCSDDDLPWDRTGEDTKYPYVVHAELNAILNSGGKSLRGATIYVGLFPCNECAKAIIQSGIKEVVYLNDKYANEKSTLASKRLLGMAGVKLRRLTPREKNLVLSFENELDR
- a CDS encoding DUF2207 domain-containing protein, with translation MTSNGKVLSNIYKYLLKILLIFAIMSVSHGLVLADSFGATKDNSYEINNYDFKAVVKKNHTYEVSKQITVNLPNNLSEISFDVPAGNYIISDVDVKGTDFSLSKNGSKYNIVINDKKQLRKGSHTFKITYIVKEFAEKNKNYDLFYLTALSPDWEVPIQNYKFTLVLPKDFPWDDLQYYAGQFGSQDVSNKMSYSIDGNTITMSGSLIPSDFGITFKAELPDGYWKDPLNNEWTIGLGGVLFIAAATLSLILWLAGGRDPKFKKKVITNPIDGISTADVAYVFNGKLSIRDIVPLIVRLGISGCLKIVEYAPKKYKLVKLNTPSIDEDRYIRAIYGELFEDVYEGRAVEMEDIGVKLKRILIDVESSVASGYNSREMRASTTISKLFRYVSIVAISLAIATIPVLVSMYTYEEEIKYGLPAGLFVLSVLILNIITMRFDLRYDMDWKHFKFSISMYSALYVSELVYVGYLVYKCNKSLMIPLLILVAGAFAAMMSCLMAARARENARLSNRMMGMRNFIEEAQPRDIAIMQQSNPEYFYEMLPYAMQFSQYEIWAQKFRGFKVTAPDWFEIVAEGRTSMASVSNGDVETLTRELYQFERTIESVYNVINRRRRFFLSSGR
- the typA gene encoding translational GTPase TypA; the encoded protein is MGEKNKIINIAVIAHVDAGKSTLVDALLAQSHVFRDNEEVVECVMDSDAIERERGITIYSKNCSIMYKDYKINIVDTPGHADFSSEVERIMKTVDTVILLVDSSEGPMPQTRFVLNKSLEQGLNPILFINKIDKKDARIDEVVDEVYELFMDLEANDEQLDFPIMYGIARQGIAVSDPSEVADIMVDDGTTKIKKSPKGFGEFNIEPLLDKIVEHCDPYPDLRDEPLQLQISSLAYDDYIGRLGIGRITRGTLKAAQQVVVMKDEEESYNAKINQVFVYRGLQRMSVDEAECGDIVVVSGISDISIGETICDPAHPESLGNISIEEPTLSMNFMVNSSPFAGKVGKYVTSRHIKERLEKELEVNVGLVVEPTDSTDSFKVSGRGELHLSILIENMRREGYELAVSKPEVVTKRGDNGELLEPVEEVVVSVPDEYSGSVISKLNMRKGMMKQMMSEGNGYSKIEYSVPTRGLMGYRSEFINDTHGEGTMVRRFEGFESWKGEIPERTNGVAVAQEEGNCTPYAIFNIQERVQMFVEPGTHVYEGMIVGMNSRGDDMVVNPCKAKRVSNMRAAGSDDTIKLTPPRTFTLEEALEFINGDELVEVTPEDIRLRKKLLKEIERRKAGNRNK
- the buk gene encoding butyrate kinase codes for the protein MKILVINPGATSTKIAVYENDQELMRVGIDHDAAEMDKYANIVDQMPFRRDVIMKTLDAEGYKLEDFDAICGRGGLFKHIPSGTYLVNDAVIRDIKNPPYGEHAANLGAYLAKELGDKVGIPAFFVDPVCVDELDDVARYSGLKGMERQSFFHALNQKSVARKAAKEIGKAYEDLNLVVVHLGGGVSVAAHKKGRVVDVYNVKDDGSMGMDRGGALPANALVNLCFSGKTKAEVKKIIGHEAGVFSYTGTKDFRTVENKAFDEGDKECLGAFRAIAYQLSKDIGAMSAVLHFDVDAIVYTGGMAYSDRFCEEITSYVGKVAPVLRFPGEEEMKSLADGALRALETKEYKIYE
- a CDS encoding L-cysteine desulfidase family protein, which encodes MHELIELLKSDMKPALGVTEPGAIAFAVSTACSYLSGEVESIELRLNSGIYKNAFTCGIPSSPHLGNLYAAALGAIAADPSMGLECLSSVTPDDNKAAEKMIADGRITVLLSEISSRIHIEVVARCGDEYAEVIIWDSHTNITCIKHNGEIVEGSDSPAYDRSEPAEPPIIHKYTLQDFVNLVNEVSFDDIAFIKDAYTVNLHLYDVAMASDRTTFAKSLYKNNGNKTISDNAVDTASLLCNAAIEARVLGLDAPAMSITGSGAHGIIATLPLYGYCKIHNIEDEKLIRATALSYLVCTYIKEYSGKLSAFCGCAIAAGSGMASALVYLDGGDTEAMFRCLNNMASSITGMICDGGNHGCVMKGISAVDTAFRSKDFAMAGICIENLHGINGSTPEETMRNMGLIASPGMVKTEETILDIMKSKIQS